One Babesia bovis T2Bo chromosome 4 map unlocalized Chr4_1, whole genome shotgun sequence genomic window carries:
- a CDS encoding Polyprenyl synthetase family protein, which produces MYSDACWQHALRCANSARPVFNHRPLQLAFQRRRHLHTSGTTPSYNYQIDDTVTSPYISQSHKYSHEYEQAVSLTSRIYQLGGAELKSERLRVSQEIGCAEPCTDKHTTLERLVNKFQERIQSQVLTDNTEINDVVKYVLTGQSKLFRPKLGLMVARLLSMRNTHGENTTSADEGSTLGYMNYGNLSTELMDKVLRLLQSYEIVHIGSLMHDDVLDSANLRRRMPAVHVKAGVKIAVLVGDLMLTRACSTVANLGSQVLTVRMSKALENLIKGEITTVEGTDNVESMMCNYLKKTFLKTASLIAECCASIASLLRQDEITCHKCYLLGLHVGMAFQIYDDLLDYECGSSDLGKPTLNDLSSGLITMPLLMALPESPGLGVLVTNGTVQSGNVDSVLPYVTCSQAYERSRYAVMMHLAEVSRILKGMEGNKTSPDSPLSDLSQSLLRFVYDTLTRLKG; this is translated from the exons ATGTACAGCGACGCCTGCTGGCAACACGCGCTACGTTGCGCCAATAGCGCAAGACCTGTATTCAATCACCGACCATTGCAACTGGCATTCCAACGTAGAAGACATTTACATACATCAGGAACCACACCGTCATATAATTACCAAATAGATGATACTGTAACCAGCCC GTACATATCTCAATCACATAAATACAGCCATGAATACGAACAGGCTGTGTCGCTAACATCGCGGATATATCAACTTGGTGGAGCTGAATTGAAATCTGAACGGCTTCGCGTATCACAAGAAATAGGATGTGCTGAACCATGCACAGATAAACATACCACCTTGGAACGACTCGTTAATAAATTCCAGGAACGCATACAATCGCAGGTGCTGACAGATAACACCGAGATCAACGATGTCGTAAAATATGTACTAACGGGACAATCAAAACTATTCAGACCCAAACTAGGTCTTATGGTAGCAAGGCTCCTGTCAATGCGGAATACCCATGGTGAAAATACCACAAGCGCAGACGAGGGAAGCACCCTAGGTTACATGAATTATGGAAACCTATCAACAGAACTTATGGATAAGGTGCTTCGACTGCTGCAGTCATACGAAATTGTGCATATAGGTAGTCTGATGCACGACGATGTATTGGATAGTGCAAATTTGCGCAGACGAATGCCTGCAGTACATGTCAAAGCTGGTGTGAAAATAGCAGTCTTGGTAGGCGACCTTATGCTTACCAGGGCGTGTTCCACAGTGGCTAACCTAGGGTCCCAGGTATTGACAGTTAGAATGTCAAAAGCACTGGAAAACCTAATTAAG GGTGAAATCACAACTGTTGAGGGTACCGACAATGTAGAATCTATGATGTGCAACTACCTGAAGAAAACGTTCCTCAAGACAGCCTCACTTATCGCAGAATGCTGCGCTTCCATCGCCTCTCTAC TGCGCCAAGATGAAATAACGTGTCATAAATGTTACCTGCTAGGCTTACACGTGGGCATGGCATTCCAGATATACGACGACCTCCTGGATTATGAATGCGGAAGCAGTGACCTGGGAAAACCAACACTCAATGACTTATCATCG GGTCTAATCACAATGCCATTGTTAATGGCACTACCAGAAAGCCCTGGACTTGGGGTATTAGTTACAAATGGTACGGTACAATCAGGAAATGTAGACTCTGTACTACCCTATGTAACATGCAGCCAGGCATATGAACGTAGCAGGTATGCAGTCATGATGCATCTGGCTGAAGTTTCTAGAATCCTGAAAGGAATGGAAGGAAACAAAACATCACCAGATTCACCTCTGTCCGACCTATCACAGTCGTTGCTCAGATTCGTATATGACACCCTGACACGGTTGAAAGGATAG
- a CDS encoding formin homology 2 domain containing protein: MPFGRAGRGTSPPDADTENVYFSGAGSETAKAAPVVAGRRSLIETLRDSYKARDTPKESLDSVIQSLDLQHIDTDPNNADRGTSFVPPGWGGLTRGNVVRRGNTMPGTFDRGLGARGLSMRTLSNRHYVQSGYSTPSDVESSVTSDEDINPGILCNKNALGSIFRNRGKTVQRAKERMRRQSRHDLHDGRDYSTTPQSKVTNSPHSKSGRKRTESSADLLLSEESSPGTTVKDDGVRHNKTSPNDNISAESAVSSGSPRLNVDAIFSKIKRAVSHDLSDEIRPPLVHSFTNKIFAIRTPWQLPMKESSLRNNVQQLLSFFRLLERYVEDQVYKFGPAIHPRLDRVYNDLYAKVGHMFKRLPNSQLSQLDELRRIGVVGNDVYDLGDHRPRGAPVYYQKFVIFDLSLDSSSISQEHGDLFHRQVLHFPMNFRGLPSMQYLCAVSSAVLFWLDFYNRDNVVIFNYNSLNYNILLTFACSVVASQPLATANEVDQLIMGSFDWRRNCRVFGSKSSRDRPDPTKPNDMPQMIPIARWPPSYKRYMSYFLSMYVTPIDFVLAQQFRIKRITLVNCFLPGTEVMLEIYQVGPDISQVASTRRWASTERRAQCSRYSAAFFPKCVCGGKDRDGVMLVACSSDYQLLNRSISSKPGRMGYVGEVIFDFKLDASGNRQDVVVSGDVAVVMIGVSMKQRKVIASYSFNTGFINSESLEIPKAEFDIWDTSLAIQPQGQMTIAMESRQRHNTDAWNTATTPIVITPPMSDVGVFMRHHIAKVYPSDIDKLVKATGLSSDTCEFALKLCPRYMDAMAILNALFVPKNAKVEDMVTAGSGAVIQQGDLYAVDSVDTLNGYPGSQPSIGTLSIGTGKQSGDTSDRTDIGATFTSSGDVHTGLTVEQVERLLVDREGAMQLLLTDGTTMPVPHNSITSLFQMFGNYQGHVSGSLLVDSPGERIHHGAAVGSGPFPIGGAAIPSPYMGPGFQPGTASPTGVSIPGEATGTVSKDGGVTRDIHKDASKPKDPSTESGPAAPSKPKESDAATAAPKSDDTSTTPADKPREPSSSSTVTKPSPEAPVPVVKKPAPPPSPSSKAAPPATKKAPPLKMKAPPPPAGLKGKGAFTRKPLPLGIKLHWKTLNDNTVKGTIFENLPRNSVEDRVFDFVLAKKLFSKAAVKRQQALKAPDVKRKLMQTILDAKRAQNVGIILRFPKESDFDELIDALDNLALDNELINVENLFKIQTALPQGTELELFNAALASGANIATYRDIEQKIFKIIAKKDMENKVRVAFFSINYKALLNMLDSQLSVFERANDQIFNNPLLPTMMGGILQYGNFVNHGDDCTVKTVGFSLSSATKLIDIKSADNTMSSMHYLMVNLTVKFPNLDFMSIDKTLSHVLDAEKISATGIDEIFDEIRDGLNSLLRMVDKLDTESTLYTKTKDVIAASTELIGAATERKIKVFEMTRNTWRYLGEECRQGNSLEEIFQILADFMRCIKRTMTEIQQKPSKYIVALNADDEREAFNQRFSRTRR, translated from the coding sequence ATGCCGTTTGGTCGCGCCGGCAGGGGTACTTCGCCCCCGGATGCTGATACTGAGAATGTGTACTTTAGCGGCGCTGGCTCGGAAACAGCTAAGGCAGCACCTGTGGTTGCCGGACGCAGGAGTCTGATAGAGACGCTTCGGGATTCCTATAAGGCTAGAGATACACCTAAAGAGAGTCTCGATTCCGTTATTCAGTCGCTAGACTTGCAGCATATCGACACTGACCCTAATAATGCCGACCGTGGTACATCTTttgtaccacctggttggGGCGGATTGACTCGAGGTAACGTCGTACGTCGTGGCAATACGATGCCAGGTACATTTGACCGTGGACTTGGTGCCCGTGGTTTATCCATGCGTACTCTGAGTAACCGTCACTATGTTCAATCAGGCTATTCTACACCGTCGGATGTTGAATCATCGGTAACTAGCGATGAGGACATTAACCCTGGTATACTATGCAATAAGAATGCACTCGGCTCTATTTTCCGCAACCGTGGCAAAACTGTCCAGCGTGCTAAGGAGCGGATGCGCCGTCAATCTAGACATGACTTGCATGATGGCCGTGATTATTCTACAACTCCACAAAGCAAGGTTACCAATTCGCCACATTCTAAATCGGGGCGCAAAAGAACGGAGTCATCGGCGGATCTACTTCTTTCAGAGGAGAGCAGTCCGGGCACTACTGTAAAAGATGATGGAGTTAGACATAACAAAACTTCGCCTAATGATAATATCAGCGCCGAATCTGCTGTATCATCTGGATCGCCCAGGTTGAATGTTGATGCGATATTTTCCAAGATAAAGCGTGCAGTGTCTCATGACCTCTCCGATGAGATACGACCACCTCTGGTGCATTCGTTTACTAACAAGATATTTGCCATACGTACGCCATGGCAATTGCCAATGAAGGAGAGTAGTTTACGCAACAATGTTCAGCAACTGCTGAGTTTCTTCAGGTTACTTGAGCGTTATGTTGAGGACCAGGTATACAAATTTGGTCCTGCGATACACCCTCGCCTGGATCGTGTCTATAATGACCTTTATGCTAAAGTTGGTCATATGTTCAAGCGGCTTCCTAATAGTCAGCTATCCCAGTTAGACGAGCTTCGTCGGATTGGCGTCGTTGGTAACGACGTGTACGATTTGGGTGACCATCGCCCAAGAGGTGCTCCCGTATACTATCAGAAGTTCGTTATCTTTGATTTATCCTTGGATAGTTCATCTATATCCCAGGAGCATGGTGACTTGTTCCATCGTCAGGTTCTCCACTTTCCTATGAACTTTCGCGGTTTGCCTTCTATGCAATACCTTTGTGCAGTTTCTTCGGCAGTTCTCTTTTGGTTAGACTTTTACAATCGTGACAATGTAGTTATTTTCAACTACAATTCTTTGAATTACAACATCTTGCTGACTTTTGCGTGTTCGGTGGTTGCTTCGCAGCCACTTGCTACGGCTAATGAGGTGGACCAGTTAATTATGGGTTCTTTTGACTGGCGGCGTAACTGCCGTGTTTTCGGTTCTAAATCAAGTAGAGATAGGCCTGATCCAACAAAACCTAACGACATGCCTCAGATGATACCCATAGCTCGCTGGCCGCCTTCTTATAAGCGTTACATGAGTTATTTCCTAAGCATGTACGTTACTCCCATAGACTTTGTGCTAGCCCAGCAATTTAGGATCAAGCGCATTACTTTGGTAAATTGCTTCTTACCTGGTACTGAGGTTATGCTAGAGATATATCAGGTTGGTCCTGATATTTCCCAGGTTGCGTCTACCAGGCGGTGGGCAAGCACCGAAAGGCGTGCTCAATGCTCAAGATACTCTGCTGCATTCTTCCCCAAGTGCGTTTGTGGCGGTAAGGATCGTGATGGAGTCATGCTGGTTGCGTGTTCTTCGGACTACCAGCTGTTAAACAGATCCATAAGTTCGAAGCCCGGCAGAATGGGATATGTTGGTGAGGTTATTTTTGACTTCAAACTGGATGCCAGCGGCAACCGTCAGGACGTGGTGGTATCCGGTGACGTTGCTGTGGTCATGATTGGTGTGTCTATGAAGCAGCGCAAGGTAATTGCCAGTTACAGCTTCAATACTGGCTTTATCAATAGCGAATCCCTGGAGATACCAAAGGCTGAATTTGACATTTGGGACACTTCATTGGCCATACAGCCGCAGGGGCAGATGACCATTGCCATGGAGAGTCGGCAGCGCCACAACACTGATGCTTGGAATACAGCAACCACGCCGATTGTAATAACACCGCCAATGTCCGATGTTGGCGTTTTCATGCGTCACCACATTGCTAAGGTCTACCCTAGCGACATAGATAAGCTAGTCAAGGCTACTGGTTTGTCCAGTGATACTTGTGAGTTTGCTTTGAAGCTATGCCCCCGTTACATGGATGCTATGGCCATCCTCAACGCTTTATTTGTTCCCAAGAATGCAAAGGTAGAGGACATGGTCACAGCAGGCAGCGGTGCTGTTATACAGCAGGGTGATCTTTACGCTGTGGATTCAGTCGATACCCTGAATGGCTACCCTGGAAGTCAACCTTCGATAGGCACCCTCAGCATCGGGACTGGCAAGCAATCTGGTGATACCAGTGATAGGACTGACATAGGGGCCACCTTTACTTCCTCGGGGGATGTTCATACTGGTCTTACAGTGGAGCAGGTTGAGCGGTTGTTAGTTGACCGTGAGGGTGCTATGCAGCTGCTTCTAACAGATGGTACTACGATGCCAGTACCACACAACAGTATCACCTCATTGTTCCAGATGTTTGGAAATTACCAAGGACATGTTTCTGGCAGCCTCTTGGTTGATTCACCTGGTGAACGTATCCACCATGGTGCGGCGGTTGGTTCAGGACCCTTTCCAATTGGTGGCGCTGCAATACCCTCGCCTTATATGGGTCCTGGCTTCCAGCCAGGTACAGCTTCACCCACTGGAGTATCTATACCAGGTGAAGCAACAGGCACGGTCTCTAAGGACGGCGGTGTTACGCGTGATATACACAAGGACGCATCGAAACCAAAGGATCCGTCGACTGAAAGCGGTCCTGCTGCACCATCCAAGCCCAAAGAGTCGGATGCTGCAACAGCTGCTCCTAAATCCGATGATACTAGTACTACCCCTGCTGATAAGCCTCGTGAGCCTTCTTCGTCCTCCACTGTGACGAAGCCGTCACCGGAAGCACCTGTGCCAGTTGTCAAGAAGCCAGCTCCACCTCCTTCACCATCATCTAAGGCTGCGCCGCCTGCTACTAAGAAGGCTCCTCCTCTCAAGATGAAGGCACCTCCACCACCAGCTGGCCTCAAGGGAAAGGGTGCATTCACACGTAAACCGCTACCGCTGGGTATCAAGCTCCACTGGAAGACTTTGAATGATAACACTGTCAAGGGGACGATTTTCGAAAACTTGCCTCGTAACTCAGTGGAGGACCGTGTATTTGACTTTGTGCTTGCAAAGAAGTTATTCAGCAAGGCGGCAGTTAAGCGCCAGCAGGCTCTTAAGGCGCCTGATGTAAAGCGTAAGCTAATGCAAACTATATTAGACGCTAAGCGTGCCCAGAATGTGGGCATCATATTGCGTTTTCCTAAGGAGTCTGATTTCGACGAGTTGATTGATGCTCTTGATAATTTGGCTCTTGACAACGAGTTGATCAATGTAGAAAACCTGTTCAAGATACAGACTGCTCTGCCTCAAGGTACAGAGCTGGAGCTGTTCAACGCTGCTTTGGCAAGTGGTGCCAATATTGCTACTTACAGGGACATTGAGCAAAAGATATTCAAAATCATCGCAAAGAAGGACATGGAAAACAAGGTGCGTGTTGCATTCTTTTCGATTAACTATAAAGCACTTCTTAATATGCTGGACAGCCAGCTGTCAGTGTTTGAGAGAGCGAATGACCAGATTTTCAATAATCCCTTGTTACCTACCATGATGGGTGGTATATTGCAGTATGGCAACTTTGTTAATCACGGCGACGACTGTACCGTAAAGACTGTAGGGTTCAGTCTAAGCTCTGCTACTAAGCTGATCGATATCAAGTCTGCGGACAATACCATGAGTTCAATGCACTACCTCATGGTTAACCTCACTGTCAAGTTTCCGAATTTGGATTTCATGTCAATTGACAAAACGTTATCACATGTATTGGATGCTGAGAAGATCAGTGCAACTGGTATTGATGAGATTTTTGACGAAATTCGTGACGGTCTCAACTCACTGTTGCGCATGGTTGACAAACTCGATACGGAATCAACGCTATACACAAAGACAAAGGATGTAATTGCTGCAAGCACAGAGCTTATAGGCGCTGCAACGGAACGCAAGATCAAGGTATTCGAGATGACACGGAACACCTGGCGCTACTTAGGCGAGGAGTGTAGACAGGGTAACTCTCTCGAGGAGATTTTCCAGATTCTGGCTGACTTCATGCGCTGCATTAAACGCACGATGACTGAGATACAGCAGAAGCCTTCGAAATACATTGTTGCGTTGAACGCTGACGATGAGCGTGAGGCATTCAACCAAAGATTCTCCCGTACACGTCGCTAG
- a CDS encoding Cyclin-dependent kinase regulatory subunit family protein encodes MALRTINYEALNHWEYRLRYSRAFATSGEIHSEKYNDDVYEYKHVILTREQYTIYRQALEQNGCKLLSEEFIVVALGIRQTPGWQHYYVYPPNPQVLCLRRKINSVLIKKT; translated from the exons ATGGCTTTGAGAACAATCAATTATGAGGCACTTAACCACTGGGAATACCGCCTTCGATATTCACGGGCGTTTGCAACATCGGGTGAAATCCACTCAGAGAAATATAATGATGACGTTTACGAATACAA GCACGTAATACTTACTCGCGAG CAATATACCATATATCGCCAGGCATTAGAGCAAAATGGTTGTAAACTCTTATCTGAAGAATTCATTGTAGTAGCACTAGGAATAAGGCAAACTCCTGGGTGGCAACATTATTATGTGTACCC ACCCAATCCGCAAGTCCTCTGTCTTAGACGCAAAATAAACAGTGTACTGATTAAGAAAACATAA
- a CDS encoding minichromosome maintenance family protein: MELTSEEAQQRVSLMGAHVKALSKFFQTFSIPTENSDSDSIPLVWGDHRYMNQLQEIKNRKSNILRVYLDDIRQHFLKDTNEHQVYEGLMLNAYRYLELMYAAADACLEGIERNVEEHDPYRLSPGRHNQNPDVLDSVDELRERRMKQSKLPVYLYSNFEIWLIPGSSDSVMKMKTVNADYIGCLSLIEVDVTRVGLLKPRVQVATYECDSCHSHTYKAIQGPNFLPITDCVDCITRNNTRGTLKFHPRLSKFDKYQELRVQEPLYHLSEGELPKSLKCELFGELTQSVRPGDSVLMYGILLPVVPTSHNPQRHALLAEKVFRVVSIEHQKKVLDANKSSDSDLARRIEALRRDPDLYERLAYSIAPEIYGHEDVKKALLLQLIGGVTREKKDGGIIRGSIHILLLGDPGVAKSQLLKKVCLISSRGVYTTGKGSSSTGMTAAIVKDPQTGETALEGGALVLADLGLCCIDEFDKMDDYDRSAIYEVMEQQTVSIAKAGHCTTMPARSAVLAAANPINGVYDVRKTVFHNMNLPAALLTRFDLQFLMLDRVDRGKDAQLAEHVVNLVKGVSQELTPKYAVVDKELMRTYIKMAQEFEPTMSQSIVEKVSEWYVNVRHQELDNETYNDERFTYTTPRSMLAILRLCQAMARLRFSNTVEMSDFEEAVRLSEQMKISLTEARNDRLSHKRQSGTAQVMHLLRRRRDELKQQADWDGWMPIRELEQQVLSTGLKHKDLKDAIEKYSRMAVVLVGKGDTHIAFPEDLEQ; encoded by the exons ATGGAGCTTACTTCGGAAGAGGCGCAGCAACGCGTCTCTCTTATGGGAGCTCATGTTAAGGCGTTGTCTAAATTTTTTCAAACCTTTTCTATACCGACTGAGAACAGCGATAGTGATTCTATACCTCTTGTTTGGGGCGATCATCGCTACATGAACCAGCTG CAAGAGATTAAGAACCGAAAGAGTAATATTTTGAGGGTGTACCTTGATGACATACGGCAG cACTTCCTGAAGGATACGAATGAACACCAAGTTTACGAGGGTCTGATGCTCAATGCATATCGTTATTTAGAACTCATGTACGCGGCCGCTGATGCGTGTCTAGAAGGCATTGAACGGAATGTTGAAGAGCATGATCCTTACAGGTTAAGTCCTGGTCGTCATAACCAGAATCCCGATGTTCTGGACTCTGTGGATGAATTAAG GGAGCGTCGAATGAAGCAGAGCAAGTTGCCTGTTTATCTGTACTCCAATTTTGAAATTTGGCTCATTCCCGGTTCATCCGATTCCGtaatgaagatgaagaCTGTGAACGCTGATTATATTGGTTGTTTAAGTTTGATAGAGGTTGACGTAACTCGTGTTGGTTTACTGAAGCCACGTGTCCAGGTTGCTACTTATGAGTGTGACAGTTGCCATAGTCACACCTACAAGGCT ATTCAAGGACCCAACTTTCTACCTATCACTGACTGTGTCGACTGCATCACGCGTAACAACACCAGGGGCACTCTTAAGTTCCATCCCAG GCTGAGCAAATTCGACAAGTACCAAGAGCTGCGTGTACAGGAGCCCCTATACCATCTTTCAGAGGGTGAACTGCCAAAATCACTCAAGTGTGAGTTATTTGGGGAGCTTACTCAATCTGTGCGTCCTGGTGACTCTGTGCTTATGTATGGCATACTGTTGCCAGTTGTACCCACCTCCCATAACCCACAACGCCATGCTTTATTAGCGGAGAAGGTTTTCCGCGTTGTTTCTATAGAGCACCAGAAGAAGGTTTTGGATGCCAATAAGAGCTCTGACTCTGATTTGGCCAGGCGTATTGAAGCATTACGTCGTGACCCTGATCTTTACGAGCGCTTAGCTTATTCAATCGCACCTGAGATTTATGGACATGAGGACGTCAAAAAGGCACTGTTACTGCAATTG ATCGGTGGTGTTACCCGTGAGAAGAAGGACGGTGGGATAATTCGTGGTTCTATTCATATATTGCTGCTTGGTGACCCTGGTGTGGCGAAGAGCCAGCTGTTGAAGAAAGTGTGTCTAATATCATCACGTGGTGTGTATACCACTGGAAAGGGTAGCAGCAGCACTGGTATGACTGCTGCCATTGTCAAGGACCCGCAGACTGGCGAAACTGCTCTTGAGGGTGGTGCGCTTGTTTTGGCAGATTTGGGATTATGCTGTATCGATGAGTTTGATAAGATGGACGACTATGACCGCTCTGCTATATACGAGGTCATGGAACAGCAGACTGTATCCATAGCTAAGGCTGGGCACTGTACTACTATGCCTGCAAGATCTGCTGTACTAGCTGCTGCTAACCCGATTAACGGCGTATATGACGTGCGAAAAACGGTATTTCACAACATGAATCTGCCTGCTGCACTTCTTACACGTTTTGATTTGCAATTTCTCATGCTCGATCGTGTGGACCGTGGTAAAGACGCACAGTTGGCCGAACACGTCGTTAATCTCGTTAAAGGGGTTTCCCAGGAGTTGACTCCTAAGTATGCCGTGGTAGACAAGGAGTTGATGCGAACATACATCAAGATGGCTCAGGAGTTTGAGCCTACCATGTCGCAGTCGATTGTCGAAAAGGTATCGGAATGGTATGTCAATGTACGCCACCAAGAGTTGGATAACGAGACGTATAACGATGAGCGCTTTACATACACCACTCCACGTAGTATGCTTGCTATCTTACGCTTATGCCAAGCTATGGCACGTTTGCGCTTCAGCAATACTGTTGAAATGTCCGATTTCGAGGAGGCTGTTAGGCTCAGCGAACAAATGAAGATTAGCCTTACAGAGGCTAGGAATGACCGACTGTCACACAAAAGGCAGAGCGGCACTGCGCAGGTGATGCACCTTTTGAG ACGTCGTCGTGATGAGCTTAAACAGCAGGCTGATTGGGACGGTTGGATGCCAATACGTGAGCTTGAGCAGCAGGTACTATCCACTGGTCTCAAGCACAAGGACCTTAAGGACGCAATTGAAAAGTACTCTCGCATGGCCGTCGTGCTCGTTGGTAAGGGCGATACGCATATCGCCTTCCCCGAAGATTTGGAGCAATGA